A region of the Thermus sp. LT1-2-5 genome:
AGGAAGCGCCAGGCCCCTTGTACCCCCTCCTCCGTCCAGACCATCTCGTTCTCGGGCGGGGCGGCGAAGAGGATGGTGATGCGGGCGATGTCCGCCCCCTCCTCCCTCACGAAAGGCCCCACCATGACCCCATTGCCCTTGGACTTGCTCATCACTGCAGGCTTCCATAGGTGAAGGGTGCCGTCCTGGTGGGGCCTCAGCTCGGCCCCCATCTTCTTCACATCCTCCAGGGAGAGCTCGCTTTCGGCCATTTCCAGCTGGATGCGGGTGGGCTCGGGGAGGCGCACCCGATCCCCTATCACCTCCACCGGGCCGAAGTCCGTCCAGGCCATGACCATGCCCTGGGTGAACAGGCCCTTAAAGGGCTCCTCCACCCCCACCATGCCAAGGTCGTGGAGAAACTTGGTGAAGAAGCGGCTGTAGAGAAGGTGCAGCACGGCGTGCTCTACCCCGCCGATGTACTGGTCCACCGGCATCCAGAAGTCCGCCTTCTCCCGGGTGAAGGGAAGACGCTCGTTTTTGGGGTCGGTGTAGCGCAGGTAGTACCAGGAGCTGTCAAAGAAGGTGTCCATGGTGTCGGTGTCCCGCTTGGCGGGGCCGCCGCACCGGGGGCAGGTGGTCTCGTAGAACTCGGGGTGGGCCTCCAGAGGGCTTTTCCCCTTGGGGCGGATGTCCTCCACGTCCTTGAGGTCGGGAAGGAGGACGGGAAGCTCCTCCTCGGGCACGGGCACCACGCCGCAGGCGGGGCAGTGGACCATGGGGATGGGGGTGCCCCAGTAGCGCTGGCGGCTGATGAGCCAGTCCCGTAGGCGGTAGGTGATGCGGGCCTTGCCCAGGCCCCTTTCCTCCAGCCAGGCGATGACCTTCCGCTTGCCCTCCTCGCTCTCCGTGCCGTCAAAGGGGCCGGAGTTCACCATAAATCCCGGCTCCTCGTAGGCCCTTTCCAAGGGCTCGGGAAGGGGCTCGCCGGGGCGTTCGATCACCTTCTTGATGGGAAGGCCGTACTTCTTGGCAAACTCAAAGTCCCGTTGGTCGTGGGCGGGCACGGCCATGATGGCCCCGGTGCCGTAGCCGTAGAGCACGTAGTCGGCGGTCCAGATGGGGATCCTTTCCCCGGTGGCGGGGTTTAGGGCGTAGGCCCCCAGGAAAACCCCCGTCTTCTCCCGCCCCTCCGCCTGGCGCTCGATCTCCGTCTTGCGCTTGGCCGCCTCCACGTAGGCCAAGACCTCCTCCCGGCGCTCAGGGGCGGCGAGCTCCAGGGTCAAGGGGTGTTCGGGGGCCAGGACCATGAAGGTGGCCCCGAAGAGGGTGTCGGGACGGGTGGTGAAGACGGTGATCCTTTCCGGGCGGCCCTCCACGGGGAAGTGGATCTCCGCCCCCTCGGAGCGGCCGATCCAGGCCCGCTGCATGGCCTTCACCTTCTCGGGCCAGTTCAGGCCCTCGAGGTCCTCCAGAAGCCGGTCCGCATAAGCGGTGATGCGCAGGTACCACTGCTCCAGCTCCCGCTTCTCCACCAGGGTGTCCTCGTGCCGCCAGCAGCGGCCTTCCACCACCTGCTCGTTGGCGAGGACCGTCTGGCACTTGGGGCACCAGTTCACCAGGCCCTTGGCCCGGTAGGCCAGCCCCTTCTCCCACATCTTGATGAAGATCCACTGGTTCCAGCGGTAGTAGTCGGGCTCGCAGGTGGTGACCTCCCGGTCCCAGTCGTAGAGGATGCCCATGAGCTCGAGGCTCTCCTTGGCCTGGCGGATGTTCTGGTAGGTCCACTCCTTGGGATGAACCCCGAACTTCAAGGCGGCGTTTTCCGCCGGCAGGCCGAAGGCGTCCCAGCCCATGGGGTGGAGGACCTCGTAGCCCTGCACCTTGCGGAAGCGGGCCAAAACGTCCCCCATGGTGTAGTTCTTCAGGTGGCCCATGTGCAGGTCCCCGGAGGGGTAGGGGAACATGACCAGGACGTACTGCTTGCCCCGCTTCCCCGGCACCTCCTTGGCCTTCATGAAGCCCTTCTCTTTCCAAAAGCGTTGCCACTTGGGCTCTATGGCGTGGGGGTTGTACCTCTCCATGTTCGCCTCCTCAAAAAAAACCCTTCCCCGGAAGGGAAGGGACGGCCAGGCCCCTTCCCACCTCAGGGGGCTAGCCTGGCCCAACGCATGCCCCTATCTTACCCCTTTTTGCCATCTGGGGAAAAGGCGCTAGTCTTCCAGGACCCGGGCCACCAAGGCCCCAAGGAGGAGGGAAAGGAGGAGCAGGTATAGCCCAAAGAGGGCCAGGACAAACCCCGCTAGAGGCCCATAGAGGAGCTCGTACTGGGAGCGGGGAAGGAGCCTGGGAAGCCCAAGCCGCACCCCCTCAAAGAGGAGAGCCGCCACGCCGGCCCCCGCGCTAAGGGGAAGAAGGTCCTTGGGCCCCCTTACGCCGCGGAAAAAGGCGTAGGTGAGGAGGAAAAGCAAAAAGGTGGCGCTCAAAGGCAAAAACGCCTCCAAGGGGCCTAGGAAAGCCTGAACGCCCTCTGGGAGAAAGCGCAGGAGAAACCCCAAGGCCAGGCCCAAAAGGGCCAGGAGGAGAAGGGCAAGGCCCAAAAGGAAGGGCATGACCAAACCCAAAAGGCGGTGGCGGACCCCCGCAGGCCGCCCGAAGATGAGGCCCAAAACGTAGCTCAAGGCGGCGAAGAAGTTGCTCCCCGACCAAAGGAGCAAAAGGGCGCTTCCCAGGGTGAGGGGGAAGGCGCTTCGGGTGAGGAAGCGGAGAAGGTCTTGGGCAAGCTCCGGCCGGGCGGGGAAGAGGGCTAAAGTCAGCCCTTCTAAGGCCTCCAAAACCCGGGCTTGCAAGGAGGCGTTCCCAGAAAGGAGAAGCCCGAAGCCGCCCGCCAGGAGAAAGAGAAGGGGCGTGAGGGAAAGGAGGGCATAGTAGGCCAGACTCGCGGCGAAGAAAGGAACGTGAGCCTCCCCGTAAAGCCGGAGAAGGCGCTTAAGCAAAACCCCTCACCCCCGCTCCTGCCCCTCCCCCAGGGCCACCCACTTCAAGGTGGTGAGCTCCATGGGCCCCATGGGCCCGTAGGCGTGGAGCTTGGAGGTGCTGATGCCGATCTCCGCTCCCAGGCCCAGCTCAAAGCCATCGTTAAAGCGGGTGGAGGCGTTCCATAGGACCAAGGAGGCGTCCACCTCCTCCAAAAAGCGCCAGGCGGCCTTGGGGTCCTCGGTGCAGATGGCCTCCGTGTGCCGGGAACCGTGGCGGGCGATGTGGTCCAGGGCTTCCTCCAGCCCGGAAACCACCTTGACCCGGAGGATGAGGTCCAGGTACTCCTGGTCCCACTCCTCCCCCCTCGCCGGCACCGCCTCCTGGAGGAAGCGGAGCGCCTTGGGACAAGCGCGAAGCTCCACCCCCTTTTCCCGCATGGCCTCCTCCAAGCGGGGTAGGAAGGCCTCCGCCACCCCCTCGTGAACTAAAACGGCCTCCAAGGCGTTGCACACCGCCGGGCGCTGGGTCTTGCCGTTTATGGCGAGCCTGAGGGCCATAGCGAGGTCCGCCCCCTGGTCCACGTAGAGGTGGTTCACTCCCTTGGCGTGGGCTAGGACGGGCACCCGGGCCTCCTTCTGCACCAGGCGGATGAGCTCTTCCCCTCCCCGGGGAATGAGGAGGTCCAAAAGCTCCAGGCGGCACATCTCCAAGATGGCTTCCCGGTCCGTGGTGGGCACCAGGGAAACCGCCTCCTCGGGAAGCCCGGCCCCCTTCAGGGCCTCGTGCCAAAGGCCCACCAAGGCCTGGTTGGAGCGGAAGGCCTCCTTGCCGCCCCTTAGGAGCATGGCGTTTCCTGCCTTGAGCGCCACGGCCACCGCCTCCACCGTGGCCCCCGGGCGCGCCTCGTAGATGAAGCCGATGAGGCCCAAGGGTACCCGCATCCGGCCCACCCTAAGGCCGTTGGGCCGCTTGTTCAGGCCCTCGATCCGGCCCAGGGGGTCAGGGAGGGCGGCGATCTGCCGCAGGCCCTCGGTAAGGGTCTTCAGGTCCTTCTCCTTCAGGGCAAGCCGGTCCAGCTTGGCCTTGGGGAGCCCAGCCCTTTCCGCCTCTTCCAGGTCTATTTGGTTGGCCCGTAGCACCTCCGGCCAGCGCTCGGACAAAAGCGCCGCCATGCGCAAAAGGGCCTCGTCCCGCCTCCCCTTGGCGAGGAGGGGTAGCTTGGCCTTTGCCCTTTCCGCCAGCTCCCTCAAACCCAACGCCGTCATGCCTCCTCCTTCAGGGCCAGGTGGTCCCGGTGGACCACCTCCTCGGTGTAGCGGTAGCCTAGGATGGCCTCTATCTCTGCGCTCTTTCGCCCCTTGATGCGGGCGATCTCCTCGGCGGCGTAGTTGGCAAGCCCCACCCCCACCTCTTCCCCTCCTTCGGCCAGGAGCCGCACCGCCTCACCCCGGCCAAACCGCCCCCGCACCTCCTTGACCCCGGCCGGCAAAAGGCTCGCCCCCCGTTCCCGTAAGGCCCGTACCGCCCCTTGGTCCAAAACCAGCTCCCCCTTGGGGCGCAGAAGGCCATAAAGCCAGGCCCTTTGCCCCCGGTAGCGCCGCCGAGCGTGGAAGTAGGTGCCAAGCGCTTTCCCCCCCAAGGCCTCCACCACGACCCCGGGCCGCTTCCCGGGTAGAAGCAGGGTGGGGATGCCCACCTGCCCCGCAAGCCGGGCGGCGAGGAGCTTGGAGCGCATGCCTCCGCTTCCCAAGGGGTTTCCCTCCCCGGCGTGCCGCAGGACGGAAGCGGGGTCGTCCACCTCGAGGATGGGCTTGGCCCCCG
Encoded here:
- the proB gene encoding glutamate 5-kinase, whose amino-acid sequence is MRPGLSAKRLVVKVGSAVLAGPEGLDPGTMAEIARQVLALRAAGREVVLVSSGAVAAGMAATGLPRPQDMPLKQALAALGQPLLMAAWREAFGGVPVAQVLLTAEDLASRERYLNAKATLEALLGLGAIPIINENDTVAFQEIRFGDNDQLSARVAALVGAGLLVLLSDVDALYEEDPKKNPGAKPILEVDDPASVLRHAGEGNPLGSGGMRSKLLAARLAGQVGIPTLLLPGKRPGVVVEALGGKALGTYFHARRRYRGQRAWLYGLLRPKGELVLDQGAVRALRERGASLLPAGVKEVRGRFGRGEAVRLLAEGGEEVGVGLANYAAEEIARIKGRKSAEIEAILGYRYTEEVVHRDHLALKEEA
- the leuS gene encoding leucine--tRNA ligase, with protein sequence MERYNPHAIEPKWQRFWKEKGFMKAKEVPGKRGKQYVLVMFPYPSGDLHMGHLKNYTMGDVLARFRKVQGYEVLHPMGWDAFGLPAENAALKFGVHPKEWTYQNIRQAKESLELMGILYDWDREVTTCEPDYYRWNQWIFIKMWEKGLAYRAKGLVNWCPKCQTVLANEQVVEGRCWRHEDTLVEKRELEQWYLRITAYADRLLEDLEGLNWPEKVKAMQRAWIGRSEGAEIHFPVEGRPERITVFTTRPDTLFGATFMVLAPEHPLTLELAAPERREEVLAYVEAAKRKTEIERQAEGREKTGVFLGAYALNPATGERIPIWTADYVLYGYGTGAIMAVPAHDQRDFEFAKKYGLPIKKVIERPGEPLPEPLERAYEEPGFMVNSGPFDGTESEEGKRKVIAWLEERGLGKARITYRLRDWLISRQRYWGTPIPMVHCPACGVVPVPEEELPVLLPDLKDVEDIRPKGKSPLEAHPEFYETTCPRCGGPAKRDTDTMDTFFDSSWYYLRYTDPKNERLPFTREKADFWMPVDQYIGGVEHAVLHLLYSRFFTKFLHDLGMVGVEEPFKGLFTQGMVMAWTDFGPVEVIGDRVRLPEPTRIQLEMAESELSLEDVKKMGAELRPHQDGTLHLWKPAVMSKSKGNGVMVGPFVREEGADIARITILFAAPPENEMVWTEEGVQGAWRFLNRVWRRVMEDKEALLATTGQFRKEDLEGEDRALYGKLHETLKKVTQDLEALRFNTAIAALMELLNALYEYRRKRPVTPVYRTALRYYLQMLFPFAPHIAEELWHQFWPDSLFEAGWPELDESALEKDVVEVAVQVNGRVRGTIRIPKDAPLEVALAEAKKVPNVQAHLEGKEVVKEIYVPGKILNLVAR
- a CDS encoding YhjD/YihY/BrkB family envelope integrity protein is translated as MLKRLLRLYGEAHVPFFAASLAYYALLSLTPLLFLLAGGFGLLLSGNASLQARVLEALEGLTLALFPARPELAQDLLRFLTRSAFPLTLGSALLLLWSGSNFFAALSYVLGLIFGRPAGVRHRLLGLVMPFLLGLALLLLALLGLALGFLLRFLPEGVQAFLGPLEAFLPLSATFLLFLLTYAFFRGVRGPKDLLPLSAGAGVAALLFEGVRLGLPRLLPRSQYELLYGPLAGFVLALFGLYLLLLSLLLGALVARVLED
- a CDS encoding glutamate-5-semialdehyde dehydrogenase produces the protein MTALGLRELAERAKAKLPLLAKGRRDEALLRMAALLSERWPEVLRANQIDLEEAERAGLPKAKLDRLALKEKDLKTLTEGLRQIAALPDPLGRIEGLNKRPNGLRVGRMRVPLGLIGFIYEARPGATVEAVAVALKAGNAMLLRGGKEAFRSNQALVGLWHEALKGAGLPEEAVSLVPTTDREAILEMCRLELLDLLIPRGGEELIRLVQKEARVPVLAHAKGVNHLYVDQGADLAMALRLAINGKTQRPAVCNALEAVLVHEGVAEAFLPRLEEAMREKGVELRACPKALRFLQEAVPARGEEWDQEYLDLILRVKVVSGLEEALDHIARHGSRHTEAICTEDPKAAWRFLEEVDASLVLWNASTRFNDGFELGLGAEIGISTSKLHAYGPMGPMELTTLKWVALGEGQERG